The Fructilactobacillus myrtifloralis genome contains a region encoding:
- the purB gene encoding adenylosuccinate lyase, with product MIERYTRAPMKQIWSMQNQYQSWLDVEIAIDEAWNKLGLIPDADLAAIQQKAKFDPDEIARLEAITHHDVVAFTRDVSESLGPEKRWIHYGVTSTDVVDTAQGLRLKEADAVLREDLNTLLATIKAQALKYKNTVMMGRTHGVQAEPTTFGLKLARWYSELKRDIDRFNHSAAGVEAGKISGAVGTFANIDPAVEEYVCHKLGLRAQEIASQVLPRDLHAEYLATLALIATSLENFATEIRSLQRSEIHEVEEHFNAGQKGSSAMPHKRNPIGSENICGLARTMRGLITPAYENVTLWHERDISHSSAERIILPESTTLLDYMLHRFNNILKNLDVFPDRMKANMNITHGLIYSQRVMLKLINTGLSREAAYDLVQPLTAQSWEQQTSFKQLVEASPEITARLSPADIEDAFDYHYHLRHVDDIYRRVGLEE from the coding sequence TATCAATCGTGGTTAGACGTTGAGATTGCGATTGACGAGGCCTGGAACAAACTAGGCTTAATTCCGGATGCGGACCTCGCTGCGATTCAGCAAAAGGCCAAGTTTGATCCAGACGAAATTGCCCGCCTGGAAGCAATTACGCACCATGATGTGGTGGCCTTTACCCGCGACGTGTCGGAATCGTTAGGACCAGAAAAACGTTGGATTCACTACGGCGTTACCAGTACGGACGTGGTGGATACCGCGCAGGGACTCCGGTTAAAAGAGGCAGATGCCGTGTTACGCGAGGATCTGAATACCCTGTTAGCCACCATTAAAGCGCAGGCGCTGAAGTACAAAAATACGGTAATGATGGGCCGAACCCACGGAGTTCAAGCAGAACCTACTACCTTCGGACTCAAACTCGCTCGGTGGTATTCGGAACTCAAGCGTGACATTGACCGGTTTAACCACTCCGCTGCTGGAGTCGAAGCTGGAAAAATTTCGGGGGCCGTGGGGACCTTTGCGAACATTGATCCAGCGGTGGAAGAGTATGTTTGTCACAAACTGGGATTACGTGCCCAAGAAATTGCTAGTCAGGTGTTACCACGGGATTTACACGCTGAGTACTTAGCAACGCTGGCTCTCATTGCCACTAGTTTAGAAAACTTTGCCACGGAAATCCGGAGCTTACAACGCTCTGAGATCCACGAGGTGGAGGAACACTTTAATGCCGGTCAAAAGGGCTCGTCGGCAATGCCGCATAAACGGAATCCGATTGGTTCAGAAAACATTTGTGGGTTAGCCCGTACGATGCGGGGCTTAATCACCCCGGCTTACGAAAACGTGACCCTGTGGCACGAACGTGATATTTCCCACTCTTCCGCCGAACGAATCATTTTGCCCGAAAGTACGACGTTGCTTGATTACATGTTGCACCGGTTTAACAACATCCTTAAAAACCTGGATGTCTTCCCCGACCGGATGAAGGCTAACATGAACATCACCCACGGATTAATTTACAGTCAACGGGTGATGTTGAAGTTGATTAATACCGGTTTGAGTCGGGAAGCGGCTTATGATTTGGTGCAACCGCTAACGGCGCAGTCCTGGGAGCAACAAACCTCGTTTAAGCAACTCGTGGAAGCCAGTCCAGAAATCACGGCGCGCTTGAGTCCGGCTGACATTGAGGATGCGTTTGACTATCACTACCACCTCCGCCACGTGGATGACATCTACCGACGGGTGGGATTAGAAGAATAA
- a CDS encoding class II fumarate hydratase has protein sequence MTETRTESDTLGPVAVPKTALWGAQTERSRHNFPVGPLMPVQVIRALIEIKRAAARVNAKAQKISSDKATALETASDYLLALPDQELMQSFPLHVYQTGSGTQTNMNVNEVLTHVVADQQAELRVQPNDDVNASQSSNDTFPTAMNMAAYQAVQALLPQLEHLMASLKRLETKYWQVVKIGRTHLQDATPLTFGQEISGWLSTVQRDTEALRQAAQGLLQLPIGGTAVGTGLNTPPHFDTEMVAELSAARNVPYQVTNKFAGLTAHSDLLTTHGVVRTLASDLLKIANDIRFLASGPRAGYGELTIPANEPGSSIMPGKVNPTQAEAMTMAATRIMGNDTTLTVANSQGNFEMNVYKPVMIASFLESVDLLTGLLPNFTDKMVAGIQVNQARMEQLVDDSLMTVTALAPHIGYHQAAEIANQALAKHERLRDAALDSGLVTAAQFDQWVQPLQMTNYERN, from the coding sequence ATGACAGAAACACGAACAGAATCTGATACGCTTGGCCCCGTTGCGGTGCCGAAAACGGCGCTGTGGGGAGCGCAAACAGAACGCAGTCGGCACAATTTTCCGGTCGGACCGTTAATGCCCGTCCAGGTGATTCGCGCCCTCATCGAAATCAAACGGGCAGCGGCACGGGTCAATGCCAAAGCCCAAAAAATTAGTTCGGACAAGGCCACGGCCCTTGAAACTGCGAGTGATTATTTGCTGGCGTTACCGGATCAGGAATTAATGCAATCCTTTCCCCTCCATGTCTACCAAACGGGGTCTGGAACGCAGACCAACATGAACGTGAACGAAGTGCTAACCCACGTGGTAGCCGACCAGCAAGCGGAGCTTCGGGTGCAACCGAACGACGATGTGAACGCGTCGCAGAGTTCTAACGATACCTTTCCAACGGCGATGAACATGGCTGCCTACCAGGCGGTGCAAGCATTACTGCCCCAGTTAGAACATTTAATGGCTTCGTTAAAACGGTTGGAAACGAAGTACTGGCAGGTGGTTAAGATTGGGCGAACCCACCTCCAAGATGCTACTCCGTTGACCTTTGGCCAGGAAATCTCGGGCTGGCTGAGTACGGTCCAGCGCGATACGGAAGCCCTCCGTCAAGCTGCCCAGGGGCTCTTACAGCTTCCCATCGGGGGAACGGCGGTCGGAACGGGTTTGAATACGCCACCGCACTTTGACACGGAAATGGTGGCGGAATTAAGCGCTGCTCGAAACGTTCCGTATCAGGTGACGAATAAGTTTGCCGGCTTGACGGCCCATTCTGATTTACTGACGACCCACGGCGTAGTGCGGACCCTCGCGTCTGATTTGTTGAAGATTGCCAATGACATCCGCTTCTTAGCCAGCGGACCCCGGGCCGGATACGGGGAACTGACCATTCCCGCCAATGAGCCGGGCTCGTCGATCATGCCCGGGAAGGTGAACCCAACCCAGGCCGAAGCGATGACAATGGCGGCCACGCGGATTATGGGCAACGATACCACGCTTACGGTGGCCAATAGTCAGGGTAACTTTGAAATGAATGTGTACAAACCGGTTATGATCGCGAGTTTCTTAGAGTCGGTGGACTTGCTCACGGGCTTGCTCCCGAACTTCACGGATAAGATGGTCGCGGGGATTCAGGTTAACCAAGCCCGCATGGAACAACTGGTGGACGATTCCTTAATGACGGTGACGGCCTTAGCTCCGCACATTGGGTACCACCAGGCGGCTGAAATTGCGAACCAAGCCCTAGCAAAGCACGAACGGTTACGTGATGCGGCGCTTGATTCCGGATTAGTGACGGCGGCTCAGTTTGACCAGTGGGTGCAACCGTTACAAATGACGAATTATGAGCGGAACTAA
- a CDS encoding YczE/YyaS/YitT family protein, with the protein MNNENSGSESTTTAPQQNFSFFGKVINISLRTLMSFIGIAILSMGAALLKSSPILGLDPFTAVNTGMATILHTSLGVYQLCANFVIFIFVLLLDRKKIGIGTIMNMVLVGFEIQWFSSIYHQLFPGHVNFLVLVADLILGLLLFTAGSSLYMAPDLGVAPYDAIAPIASARLHCKYKTARVVQDICFLIAAVLVHGPVGFASIIVAFFAGPLISFWDRSISTPTMDYIDDLSGHPTVKNLASGVTKATKSGYNSLSKAYNSTLDMQMHLAGYTNRELIKQIQETEHNMQASQKAYNDYRSQYRMLIAEMVKRDKRGDLKNSPVNNTSSKNNQNAGQK; encoded by the coding sequence ATGAATAATGAAAATAGTGGTAGCGAAAGTACAACGACCGCTCCTCAACAAAACTTTTCCTTCTTTGGAAAAGTCATTAACATTTCTCTCCGGACGTTAATGTCCTTTATCGGGATTGCAATTTTGTCAATGGGGGCTGCGCTGTTAAAGTCATCGCCAATCCTCGGACTTGATCCCTTTACGGCCGTTAATACCGGGATGGCAACCATTCTGCACACCTCACTGGGGGTTTACCAACTATGTGCGAACTTCGTCATCTTCATCTTCGTGCTGTTGCTAGACCGCAAGAAGATCGGAATCGGAACCATCATGAACATGGTCCTCGTTGGATTTGAAATTCAGTGGTTCTCATCAATTTATCACCAACTGTTCCCCGGCCACGTTAACTTCCTCGTGCTGGTTGCCGACTTAATCCTCGGGTTACTGCTCTTTACTGCCGGAAGTTCGTTATACATGGCTCCTGACCTGGGGGTTGCACCATACGATGCAATTGCCCCGATCGCTTCGGCCCGGCTTCACTGTAAGTATAAAACGGCCCGGGTGGTTCAAGATATTTGTTTCTTGATTGCCGCCGTCCTCGTTCACGGACCAGTTGGATTTGCTTCCATCATCGTGGCCTTCTTCGCCGGTCCCCTAATTTCCTTCTGGGATCGGAGTATTAGTACCCCAACGATGGATTACATCGATGACCTGAGTGGGCACCCAACCGTTAAGAACTTGGCGAGTGGGGTTACTAAGGCTACCAAATCTGGTTACAACTCCCTATCGAAGGCTTATAACTCGACGCTGGACATGCAAATGCACCTCGCGGGTTACACTAACCGGGAATTGATCAAACAGATTCAAGAAACGGAACACAACATGCAAGCTTCCCAAAAGGCCTACAACGATTACCGGTCTCAATACCGGATGTTAATCGCCGAAATGGTAAAACGGGACAAGCGGGGCGACTTAAAGAACTCACCCGTTAACAACACCAGCTCTAAGAACAACCAAAACGCTGGTCAAAAATAA
- the fabZ gene encoding 3-hydroxyacyl-ACP dehydratase FabZ, producing MAIMNAKEIMELIPNRYPILFIDRVDEMTPGESIVATKNVTINEEYFQGHFPGNPVMPGVLIIESMAQVASILILSSPQFEHKTAYLGSIKNAKFRRMVEPGDVLTFHVTMDKVRDRTGSVSCVAYVGDEKACETKLTFIVDRQERD from the coding sequence ATGGCAATCATGAATGCAAAAGAAATTATGGAGTTAATCCCGAACCGGTATCCGATCCTTTTCATTGATCGGGTTGATGAAATGACGCCGGGCGAATCGATTGTGGCCACCAAAAACGTCACAATTAATGAAGAATACTTTCAGGGGCACTTTCCGGGGAACCCGGTGATGCCCGGAGTCCTAATCATTGAGTCAATGGCTCAGGTCGCTTCGATTTTAATCCTGAGTTCACCGCAGTTTGAACACAAAACGGCCTACCTCGGCAGCATTAAGAACGCCAAGTTCCGCCGGATGGTTGAACCAGGGGATGTCTTAACCTTCCACGTTACGATGGATAAAGTGCGTGATCGGACGGGGTCCGTTTCCTGTGTGGCCTACGTTGGCGACGAAAAGGCCTGTGAAACGAAGTTAACCTTTATCGTCGATCGGCAAGAAAGAGATTAA
- a CDS encoding beta-ketoacyl-ACP synthase III produces the protein MASYAIKAAALAVPDRVVTNQDLAQIMDTSDAWIRRRTGIKQRHIATQETNASLCLQVARQLVSQSEVAVDELDYIIVATMSPDYLTPAVAAEVQGGLGATNAVAFDVNAACSGFVYATQVMNSLLAKLPGGTGIVIGGERLSKLVDWSDRTMAVLFGDGAAGVLVKNDGSPSQVLATDLRTVGRLGSALTAGQLAEQTPFGAGKPATDHRYFAMDGHEVYNFATRQSPASIQRAADQAGVELSAIKYFVMHQANARIVKRVAKQLDLPLERFPINITEYGNTAAASEPLLLAELIAQHKLQRGDYVALTGFGGGLTVGTVIIRY, from the coding sequence ATGGCAAGTTACGCGATTAAGGCGGCGGCCCTTGCGGTTCCTGACCGGGTCGTCACTAATCAAGATTTAGCACAAATTATGGATACATCCGATGCCTGGATTCGGCGGCGAACGGGGATTAAGCAACGCCACATTGCGACGCAGGAGACCAACGCGTCCCTGTGTCTGCAGGTGGCCCGCCAGCTAGTTAGCCAATCCGAGGTCGCCGTGGACGAACTGGACTACATCATCGTCGCCACGATGTCTCCTGATTACCTCACCCCGGCAGTGGCGGCAGAGGTGCAGGGGGGCTTAGGTGCAACGAACGCCGTTGCCTTTGATGTCAATGCTGCTTGTTCGGGGTTTGTGTATGCCACCCAGGTGATGAATTCCCTCTTGGCTAAGCTTCCCGGGGGGACTGGAATCGTAATTGGGGGGGAACGACTGAGTAAGTTAGTGGACTGGTCAGATCGGACCATGGCCGTGTTGTTCGGGGATGGAGCAGCGGGCGTCCTGGTGAAAAACGACGGGAGTCCCTCCCAGGTGCTAGCAACGGATTTACGCACGGTGGGAAGGCTGGGTTCGGCCCTGACGGCGGGGCAGCTCGCGGAGCAAACCCCCTTTGGGGCGGGGAAGCCCGCAACGGATCACCGCTACTTTGCCATGGATGGCCACGAAGTGTATAACTTTGCTACGCGCCAATCGCCTGCTTCCATTCAACGAGCGGCCGATCAAGCCGGAGTGGAGCTTAGTGCCATTAAGTACTTTGTGATGCACCAGGCCAATGCCCGGATTGTGAAACGGGTTGCCAAGCAGTTGGACCTACCCTTGGAGCGGTTTCCCATTAACATTACCGAATATGGGAATACGGCGGCGGCCAGCGAACCACTGCTACTCGCCGAGTTGATTGCGCAACACAAGCTGCAACGCGGTGACTACGTCGCACTAACCGGTTTTGGTGGCGGACTGACGGTCGGAACTGTTATTATTAGATACTAG
- a CDS encoding acyl carrier protein yields MSETSKDQILAKIKEIVADQTDDVQVEDITLDTNFKDGLDLDSLDVFEIVDALEDEYDIEIDGDEGIETVQQLVDYVAKQVTDKN; encoded by the coding sequence ATGAGTGAAACTAGTAAAGACCAAATTTTAGCTAAAATTAAAGAAATTGTTGCTGATCAAACTGATGATGTTCAAGTGGAAGACATTACCTTAGATACCAACTTTAAGGATGGCTTGGATCTCGATAGTCTGGACGTCTTTGAAATTGTGGATGCCTTAGAAGACGAATATGACATTGAAATTGATGGCGACGAAGGCATTGAAACCGTGCAACAACTGGTGGATTACGTTGCTAAGCAAGTAACCGACAAAAACTAA
- a CDS encoding ACP S-malonyltransferase has translation MTNVGYLFSGQGSQFPEMGLDLYTQEPQYRAALDQVHTTLGIDLTDPEQLNHPQNVQVAILAMSYGISQILAADGITPQAMMGLSLGEYSALVASGAFQYPDALALVHDRSHYMEEAGAQNPGAMAAVLKLAPETVTEVVADLPDVYPANYNTASQTVIGGTTAGIAHATLVLQAAGAKRVVQLPVAVASHTPLMQPASDQLQQRLQAVPVHDWTVPVISNTTQVPFTAATLKATLTQQLVRPTHFQADLEYLHAHTAVDTLIEIGPGDTLTRFAKKTVPELTTYHVDSVATLAKVRAELNTEVSK, from the coding sequence ATGACGAACGTAGGTTATTTATTCAGTGGACAAGGGAGTCAGTTTCCGGAGATGGGGTTGGACTTGTATACGCAGGAGCCGCAGTACCGTGCGGCGCTGGATCAGGTTCACACCACGCTGGGAATCGACTTAACCGATCCGGAACAACTAAATCACCCCCAAAACGTCCAGGTGGCAATTTTGGCCATGAGCTATGGAATTAGCCAAATTTTGGCCGCGGATGGAATTACGCCCCAGGCCATGATGGGGCTCAGCTTAGGCGAATACAGCGCCCTGGTTGCGAGTGGAGCGTTTCAGTATCCCGACGCGTTAGCGCTGGTGCACGACCGCTCTCACTATATGGAAGAAGCAGGGGCGCAGAATCCGGGAGCCATGGCGGCCGTGTTAAAACTGGCCCCAGAGACGGTAACGGAGGTCGTTGCTGATCTACCGGATGTGTATCCAGCGAACTATAATACGGCGAGCCAAACCGTGATTGGGGGGACAACGGCTGGGATTGCCCACGCCACCCTGGTGCTGCAAGCAGCCGGGGCAAAACGAGTGGTGCAGTTACCAGTTGCGGTTGCGTCCCACACCCCGCTGATGCAGCCGGCTAGTGACCAGTTGCAACAGCGGCTCCAGGCGGTGCCCGTGCACGACTGGACGGTGCCGGTGATTAGTAACACCACTCAGGTTCCGTTTACTGCTGCCACGCTGAAAGCCACGTTGACTCAACAACTAGTTCGTCCAACCCACTTTCAGGCCGATTTAGAGTATTTACACGCCCACACGGCGGTCGACACGTTGATTGAAATTGGACCGGGGGACACGTTAACGCGGTTTGCGAAAAAGACGGTCCCAGAGCTCACCACCTACCATGTGGATAGCGTGGCGACCCTTGCCAAGGTCCGAGCAGAACTAAACACGGAGGTTAGCAAATGA
- a CDS encoding 3-oxoacyl-ACP reductase family protein, whose amino-acid sequence MTTTKQVALVTGGTKGIGLAIAKHLASNDQYQVVINSHRELDADAVRALQAEFSTEVGIVTGDVAQAEDAERMIQTVVDQYGSLAVLVNNAGQTQDKLMTRMTEASFKDVLGTNLVGTFNMSKFALKVMQKQRAGVIINMSSIAGLHGNLGQANYSASKAGIVGLTKTTAREGALRGIRCNAVAPGMINTDMTAKLSDKIVKQFENEIPLKRFGEVQSIAETVAFLVENDYITGQVITVDGGLTM is encoded by the coding sequence ATGACGACAACCAAACAAGTCGCTCTCGTTACTGGTGGAACCAAGGGAATTGGCCTAGCGATTGCGAAGCACCTAGCTAGCAACGATCAGTACCAAGTGGTAATTAATTCCCACCGAGAATTAGATGCTGACGCCGTTCGCGCGTTGCAAGCTGAGTTTTCTACCGAAGTCGGCATTGTCACTGGAGACGTTGCGCAGGCAGAAGATGCCGAACGAATGATCCAAACGGTCGTGGACCAGTACGGTTCGTTAGCGGTCTTAGTTAATAACGCGGGGCAAACCCAGGACAAATTAATGACACGGATGACGGAAGCGTCCTTTAAGGATGTCTTAGGCACGAATCTCGTGGGAACGTTCAACATGTCCAAATTTGCGTTGAAAGTGATGCAAAAGCAACGAGCTGGCGTAATCATTAACATGTCAAGCATTGCCGGACTCCACGGGAACTTGGGACAAGCAAACTATTCTGCTAGTAAGGCTGGGATTGTCGGTTTGACTAAGACGACGGCCCGTGAAGGCGCGTTACGGGGAATTCGGTGTAACGCGGTGGCCCCCGGGATGATTAACACGGACATGACGGCCAAGTTAAGTGATAAAATTGTAAAACAGTTTGAAAATGAAATTCCGCTCAAGCGGTTTGGAGAAGTGCAGAGCATTGCCGAAACGGTTGCCTTTTTGGTTGAAAATGACTACATTACTGGTCAAGTAATCACCGTTGACGGTGGGCTAACGATGTAG
- the fabF gene encoding beta-ketoacyl-ACP synthase II — MSNRVVVTGMGVVSPVGNTATEFVDNILASKNGIGPITKFDASETGISVAAEVKDFDPGNRLSKRDYKRLDPYAQYALYTAKEAMDQAGLVLNENYQPEDLGVIYGTGIGGIQTIEEQLQKAFKKGPRRVSPLFVPKAISNMAAGNVSMYFDAQNTSQTVVTACASGTNAVGDAFEYVKNGKAKIMIAGGTEAAVSMMGIAGFAALTALSTSTDPDKASLPFDVNRNGFVLGEGAASLVLEDYEHAKQRGAHILAEIVGYGTTSDAYHLTAPDPDGKGAILAMKQALNEGGIAPEELDYVNAHGTATHANDVAEGSDIEKLFKDNDHVKTSSIKGMVGHSLGAAGGLEAAILVGALQRGQMPVNVGLYEQDPEIHIDLVNDDNKQAPIKTAISNSFGFGGHNAVIAMRKWEED, encoded by the coding sequence GTGAGTAATCGAGTAGTAGTAACAGGGATGGGGGTTGTTTCCCCCGTTGGAAATACCGCCACGGAATTTGTGGACAACATTTTAGCGTCTAAAAATGGAATTGGCCCCATCACGAAGTTTGATGCCAGTGAAACGGGGATCTCCGTTGCCGCTGAGGTTAAGGACTTTGATCCAGGCAACCGCTTGAGTAAAAGAGACTACAAACGGTTGGATCCTTACGCGCAGTATGCCTTGTATACAGCGAAGGAAGCCATGGATCAAGCTGGGTTGGTGTTAAACGAAAACTACCAACCAGAAGACCTTGGCGTAATCTATGGAACTGGAATCGGTGGGATTCAAACCATTGAAGAACAACTCCAAAAAGCCTTTAAAAAAGGACCACGCCGGGTATCACCACTGTTCGTGCCGAAGGCCATTTCCAACATGGCGGCGGGAAACGTCTCCATGTATTTTGATGCGCAAAACACCTCGCAAACGGTGGTAACGGCCTGTGCATCAGGAACCAACGCCGTGGGGGATGCGTTTGAATACGTTAAAAACGGGAAGGCCAAAATCATGATCGCCGGAGGAACCGAAGCGGCGGTAAGTATGATGGGAATCGCCGGGTTCGCCGCCCTTACAGCCCTCTCAACGTCCACGGATCCGGATAAGGCGTCGCTGCCATTTGACGTGAACCGGAACGGGTTTGTGCTTGGTGAAGGAGCTGCTTCCCTCGTGCTAGAAGATTACGAACATGCTAAACAACGGGGCGCCCACATTTTAGCCGAAATCGTGGGTTACGGAACTACCAGTGATGCTTACCACCTGACCGCTCCAGATCCGGACGGAAAAGGTGCCATCCTGGCGATGAAACAGGCCCTGAACGAAGGTGGGATTGCCCCAGAAGAACTGGATTACGTTAACGCCCACGGAACGGCAACCCATGCGAATGATGTGGCCGAAGGTTCTGACATTGAAAAGTTATTTAAGGATAACGATCACGTTAAAACGAGTTCCATCAAGGGAATGGTTGGGCACTCGCTGGGAGCTGCTGGTGGTCTAGAGGCAGCAATCCTAGTGGGCGCCTTGCAACGCGGTCAAATGCCTGTGAACGTAGGACTGTACGAACAAGATCCAGAAATTCACATTGACCTGGTGAACGACGATAACAAACAAGCGCCCATTAAAACGGCCATTAGTAATTCGTTTGGTTTTGGGGGTCATAACGCCGTAATTGCAATGAGAAAGTGGGAAGAAGATTAA
- a CDS encoding acetyl-CoA carboxylase biotin carboxyl carrier protein, whose amino-acid sequence MNEADIERLLAKFDQSSLQELKIDGDGLNVYFSKQATPQQPVAPTTKPAAAPEQAPHAQTANAPYRLKAPMVGIVYVGPSPDKLPYKAVGDHVKKGETICAIEAMKLINEVKSPVAGTIKKCLFTDGEMVEYDQPLFEIEED is encoded by the coding sequence ATGAATGAAGCTGATATTGAACGGTTATTAGCCAAATTTGATCAATCAAGCCTTCAAGAACTGAAAATTGATGGGGACGGCCTGAACGTCTATTTTAGTAAGCAAGCCACTCCGCAGCAGCCAGTGGCACCCACAACAAAACCAGCAGCTGCACCGGAACAGGCGCCGCATGCGCAGACAGCTAATGCTCCGTACCGGCTCAAAGCGCCGATGGTGGGAATTGTTTACGTCGGTCCGAGTCCGGATAAACTGCCGTATAAAGCGGTTGGTGATCACGTCAAAAAGGGCGAAACGATTTGTGCCATTGAAGCCATGAAGTTAATTAATGAAGTGAAAAGTCCCGTAGCCGGAACGATTAAGAAGTGTTTATTCACGGATGGTGAAATGGTGGAATATGACCAACCGCTGTTTGAGATTGAGGAGGATTAA
- a CDS encoding 3-hydroxyacyl-ACP dehydratase FabZ family protein, which produces MELNVNDFIPQRYPFEMIDKIVAVTPGEKAEAQKNLTTNEWYFSNGNPLTLPHPIIIESLAQTGVVAILSMPEHRGHNVFFGGIKQAEFYAEMRPGDVLQLKVHLTKLKRNVGVGHGKVLRDGEVIVAADLMFAIEA; this is translated from the coding sequence ATGGAATTGAATGTAAATGATTTTATCCCCCAACGTTATCCCTTTGAAATGATTGATAAAATCGTGGCGGTTACGCCCGGGGAAAAAGCGGAAGCCCAAAAGAATCTCACGACTAACGAGTGGTACTTCTCAAACGGGAATCCGTTAACCCTTCCGCACCCCATCATCATTGAATCACTAGCTCAAACTGGCGTCGTGGCCATTTTGTCGATGCCCGAGCATCGTGGTCACAACGTCTTTTTTGGGGGCATTAAACAGGCTGAATTTTATGCTGAAATGCGACCAGGCGACGTTTTACAGCTCAAGGTGCACCTCACAAAGCTAAAACGCAACGTGGGAGTTGGTCATGGCAAAGTCCTGCGGGATGGCGAAGTGATTGTGGCGGCCGATTTGATGTTTGCCATTGAAGCGTAG
- a CDS encoding acetyl-CoA carboxylase biotin carboxylase subunit: MIKKVLIANRGEIAVQTIRSLHELDLQAVAVYSTADRDSLFVELADQAVCIGSGLPQDSYLNMGAVLDAAVLTGSDAIFPGYGFLAENSEFAELCQDYGIKFIGPSAHVIELMGNKANAKETMQHLGVPTIPGSDGFVDSLDQAQQVADRIGYPVMLKAAAGGGGKGIRQVNNQDEMKRAFTETKRESQLSYGDDRLYLEKDLSDAKHIEMQAIADQHGHVVYFPERDCSLQRNHQKIIEESPCLKLSEQERATMGAVVTKAMKGINYENTGTFEFLMDRDHQFYFMEMNTRLQVEHTITEEVAGVELIKAMIQVADGENLPFQQADCGVHGYALECRINAEAPERNFQPCAGKITALHFPVGTYGVRIDAGVEAGSVISPFYDSMIAKIIVHMPTKAQAVRKLIRVLEEFRIDGVETNRQFLLDLLHDQHFQTGDFNNLYIENVFLKDWMKQHGAK, from the coding sequence ATGATAAAAAAGGTTTTAATTGCCAACCGGGGTGAGATTGCCGTCCAGACGATTCGCTCCCTCCATGAGCTTGATTTACAGGCCGTGGCGGTCTATTCCACCGCGGACCGCGACAGTTTATTTGTCGAACTCGCGGACCAAGCGGTTTGCATTGGGAGCGGACTTCCCCAGGATTCTTATTTGAACATGGGAGCGGTTCTTGATGCCGCCGTGTTAACCGGATCAGATGCCATTTTTCCCGGATATGGATTTTTAGCTGAAAATAGTGAGTTTGCCGAGTTGTGCCAGGATTATGGGATCAAGTTCATCGGACCAAGTGCCCACGTGATTGAGTTGATGGGGAACAAGGCGAACGCTAAGGAAACCATGCAACACCTCGGGGTACCGACGATTCCGGGCTCCGATGGCTTTGTGGATTCGCTGGACCAGGCACAACAAGTGGCGGACCGCATTGGGTATCCGGTGATGCTCAAAGCCGCCGCTGGTGGTGGCGGCAAGGGGATTCGCCAGGTGAACAATCAGGACGAAATGAAGCGAGCCTTTACGGAAACCAAGCGGGAAAGTCAGCTTTCATATGGCGATGATCGCTTATACTTAGAAAAAGATTTATCCGATGCCAAACACATCGAAATGCAGGCCATTGCCGATCAACATGGGCATGTGGTCTATTTCCCCGAACGGGATTGTTCCTTGCAACGCAACCACCAAAAAATCATTGAAGAATCGCCCTGTTTAAAACTCAGCGAACAGGAACGAGCAACAATGGGGGCCGTGGTAACGAAGGCCATGAAGGGGATTAATTACGAAAACACGGGTACCTTTGAGTTCCTGATGGATCGTGACCACCAGTTTTACTTCATGGAAATGAACACCCGGCTGCAGGTCGAACATACCATTACCGAAGAAGTGGCCGGCGTAGAATTGATTAAAGCGATGATTCAAGTCGCTGACGGAGAGAATTTACCGTTTCAACAGGCCGACTGTGGGGTGCATGGCTATGCCCTTGAATGTCGGATTAATGCCGAGGCGCCCGAACGCAATTTTCAACCCTGTGCCGGAAAGATTACGGCGCTTCACTTCCCCGTAGGGACGTACGGAGTGCGCATTGACGCGGGCGTCGAAGCTGGGAGTGTGATTTCCCCGTTTTACGATTCGATGATTGCAAAAATCATCGTGCACATGCCGACGAAGGCCCAGGCGGTGCGCAAATTAATTCGTGTGTTAGAAGAATTTCGCATCGACGGAGTTGAGACGAACCGGCAGTTTTTACTTGATTTGCTGCACGATCAGCACTTTCAAACGGGGGACTTTAACAACCTCTACATTGAAAATGTCTTTTTGAAAGATTGGATGAAACAACATGGAGCAAAATAA